CTTATTTTTGAGAGATAAGACAGGTAATAGAAGATTTTGGCCAGTAGAAGTGGGCGGGGCAGAACGTACAAAAAACCTATGGAAGGACATGACCAAGCACGAAATTAACCAGATATGGGCGGAAGCCGTGGATGCTTGGCAGAGCGGTGAGACTCTATATCTGGGTACTGAAATGGAGCAACAAGCATTAGAGGTACAAGATAAACACGTTGAAGAAAGCCCTATGGCGGGAGTTGTTAGAGAGTATTTAGATAGGCTACTGCCTGATACTTGGGAGCAAATGGATATAGCCGCAAGGCGTAATTTCATCCATAATCGTGATTTTGGTGAAGCGATGGAAGGTACTGAACAAAGGCAGCGTGTTTGTGTTATGGAGATATGGGTTGAACTCTATGAGGGAAGCACCAAACAATTAACAAATATGGCGAGTCGAGAAATTAATGATATTTTGAAAAAAACTAAAGGATGGAGGCCTCATGTATCAGCAAATGGAACATTGCGATTTGGAAATTTATATGGAAGACAAAGAGCTTTTATAAGAATTTAAGTGGTTACAGATTATTTTGAGTGGTTACAGTTTTTTATAGAATAATGTGGTAGGTGGTTACAGTGGTTACAGTGGTTACAGACCAGTTTAGGGCAATTGTAACCACCTTCACACCATATAACAAAAGGATTTAAAGGGTGTTGGTTACAGTGGTTACAGTTTTTACTATTGATTTAATATAATTAAGAGAATAAAGAGCGCGCGTACATATATACGTATAGGGGATTCTCTTAAATTCTTAAATCTCTTAATTTAAAAAAGTTTTCAAAAAAAACTGTAACCACTGTTTCTGTACCCACTTAAAAATAAGCAGGTGAAATAAATTGGAAAAAGCTATCGAGAAATATCTTAGAGATAAAGTTGAAAAGCATGGCGGGAAATTTCTTAAATTCGTTTCACCGGGGATGGCAGGAGTGCCAGATCGGATTCTACTTTTTCCCTCCGGAGGAATCAAATTTATCGAGATGAAAGACACCGGTAAAAAATTAGAACCTTTGCAAGTAAAAAGAGCGAATGAATTAAAAGCCTTAGGGCATGATGTGAGATGCATTGATACCAAGCAAAAAGTAAATGATCTCGTAAAGGAGGTATTTGGATGATATTTAAACCACATCAGTACCAAGAGTACGCGATAAAAAAAATACTTGAACTTCCCGAGTGTGGATTATTCCTAGATATGGGCATGGGCAAAACAGCAAGCGCCTTGACCGCACTTGACGAATTACTTTTCAACCTGTTTGAAGTAAGTAAGGTTTTAATCATAGCGCCTTTACGAGTAGCAGAAAGCACCTGGACAGATGAAATTGAAAAGTGGGAGCATCTAAAAGGCTTAAGAATTGCAAAAGTGTTAGGCGAAGAGAAAGATCGATTAGCAGCACTGCGTCAAAAGGTTAATATCTTTACCATCAATAGGGAAAATGTAAAATGGCTTGTTGAGCTGTACGGTAAGAAGTGGCCTTTTGATATGGTGGTTATCGATGAATTATCAAATTTTAAATCTCCAGCATCACAACGATTTAAAAAGCTTAAAAAAGTAAGAGCCTTAATCAAACGGGTTTTAGGTTTAACTGGTACACCGAGTCCTAATGGATACTTAGACCTTTGGGCGCAAGTGTATCTGTTAGATCAAGGAGAACGATTAGGAAAAACCTTCACTGGTTACAAGGAGAGATATTTTGAGCCAGATAAAAGAAATGGTCATATTGTTTATAGTTGGAGACTGAAGCCTGGAGCCGAAGAAGCCATTTATGCGAAAATCTCTGATATCTGCGTAAGTATGTTGGCCAAAGATTGGTTGACAATGCCAGAGAGAATCAATAATGTGATTAAGGTTAAATTGCCTGATGAGGCTAAGTTAAAATATAAGCAGTTAGAAAAGGATTTGCTGTTACCTCTAACTGATAGTGATATAGTAGCCAATACAGCAGCTGTATTATCTAATAAGCTTTTACAGATGGCAAATGGTGCCGTTTATGATGAAAATGGACAAGCATTTGAAATACATCAAGGTAAACTGGAAGCTTTATCAGATCTTATCGAATCAGCAAACGGTAATCCGGTATTAGTCTTTTACAGCTACAAGCACGATTTAACTAGAATCCAATCTTATCTTAAAAAGTATCAAGTGAGGGAACTAAAAACAGCACAAGATATTAAAGATTGGAATATCGGAAAAGTATCTGTGATGGTAGCTCATCCAGCATCAACGGGGCATGGACTTAATTTACAAGCCGGGGGCAATGTGATCATATGGTTTGGGATTCCATGGAGTTTAGAATTATACCAGCAGGCGAATGCAAGACTAGACCGACAAGGACAAAAGAACGGGGTTATCATCAATCACCTTGTCACAGAAAGCACCATGGATGAGGACGTAATGAGATCTATTGAAAATAAGGCAGTAGGACAAAATGCTTTGTTAGAGGCTGTGAAAGCTAAAATAGAAAGAATAAGGAGGGGCTTACATGAATAAGAGCAATGTTATGGAACCTTTAATGGATAAAGCTGAAATAATTAAACTGGCGGTAGAAGCAGGGACAGCTGCAGCAATAAAACACATCGAGCAAGAAAAAAACAAAGAAATCAAATCTCGTCAAAGCAAACGACTTTACAATACTAAACTATTATTAGAAAACTATAATGTTTTAAAGGATCATTGCGAAAATTCAATTAGTAAATTAGACGATATAAAGCCTACGGAAAATGCTATTGATATTTTAGATTCTTTAGACAGCAGTGAAGGTTCTTACATTGAGTCAATTAAAAGAAGTACGACAAGAACATATGTTATAATGGCTCATATTGATGTAATGATGGGGATGTATAGATCTTATTGTGAGTCATCAAATAAGTTAGAGGACGGAAGACGGTATAGAGTTATGAGGTCAAAATACATAGACGATCTTAAAATGACTGATATATGTGAGCAAGAAAATATAGATAGAAGTACTTACTTTCGTGACATTAACGAAATTAGTAAAAGGCTAAGTGGTTTAATATTCGGTATCGATGGGCTTTCGGTCATGCGACAAAGATGAAACTGACATGCGACTTTTAATGTGAGATAATGATATTGTGAAAAATTTATAACAGAGCCAGTGACGCCTCTTAATATGCGGACCAGCACTGGACATTTAAAAAAACCACCTGCTAATTGCGGGTGGTTTTTCTAATAAAGGATAATATTGCCTTCTGGCGAAGTTTGTAGAAAAGCATAGGAGGTAAATTATATGACCAGAATTGATGAATTAACAAATGAAAAAATTACCTTAACAGAGGGAAAATTCTTGGATTTTGTTTTAACTCAGGGGATTAATAATGTCAGAAAAGAAGATTTAATAAAAATCGTAAGTGTACATAAACTAAAGACTTGGGAAGCAATACCAGGATTTAACGAGTTCTTTTATTACAAAATGGCTGAAGAGAACAACCGAGGCATTGAGAAATGGACAAAGTTAATGGGGTGGCTAACTATCATAATGGCAGTAATGACAGCCGCACAGGTATATAAAGCTTTTTATAATTGAGCCTTCGGGCTCTTTTTCTTTAACATAAAAACAAGAGAGGTGTGTAGTATGACATATTGCGATGATACCGAATGCCAGTATTATAATCCCAACGGTTGTACAGCTTCTGAGATATACCATAGTACAGACCGCTTTTGTGTTACTGGTAGAAGGGCGGGTAAAAGTTATACCCAAGAGCTAATGAAGCAAATAAATTGCAATTGTAAGGGGACTAATAAAGGATACAAAAGTAAACGTAGTGGAGTGTTGAAATGATGAAAAACATACACGCTCGCGCCGTTCTGAGACTGCCATCATGACCATTTTGCAATAAAATAAAACTGTTCGTATACTATGCAATATGCGAATAGTTATGTTATACTAACTACATATAATAGCAGTTTAAACAGTTGTTATACACAATAAAACTGTTCGTATATTATGTAGGAGGTATAAATATGTTGAACGAATATCTTTCTATACTAAAAGCAACGGGTAAAAGTGATAGAACTATAGCGACGCGTAAGGCACAATTAAACAGCTTTTTGTTTTGGCTAAAGGAAACAACTGAATCAGATAACCCATTAGAAATTACATCCATAGACGCAGTAAAATATAGAAAGTATTTGCAAAATAAAGGTTTAAAGCCAAATTCAATAAATATTGCACTGTCATCTATAAATTCCTTTTGTCAATGGATGTATGATGATAGAAAAATGTCTCATAATCCAGTAAAAAAGGTAGAGCAGATCGGCATTGCGAAAACAGCTCCTAGGGGGCTAAGTAAAAATGAAAAGCATAGATTATTACGCGCTATTGAAAATAGCAAGAATAAACGAGATGGCGCTATTATACTTACATTGCTGGATACAGGTGTACGTGTATCTGAATTGATTTCCTTAACTGTCGATGATGTAGTTATTGGAGATCGAAAAGGGATGATAACGGTACGCGCTGGTAAAGGGAATAAGTTTCGCCAAATACCTTTGCGTAAGGAATTGCGTAATTTCTTAGTTGAATATATTTTTAATAATAGATCTCTTGGTGAATATCTTTTTGAAGGGCAACGTGCTCCTAGTTTAACATCACGCGCCGTTCAATTAATATGTAATAAGTTCGGAGAAAAAGCCAAAATTGATCGACTAACACCTCACGTATTAAGACATACCTTTGCGCACGATCTATTAGGGGTTGGTGTGAGTTTAGACAAAGTTGCCTTATTATTGGGGCATTCTAGCCTAAATACAACAGCAATATATACTAGACCAAGCATGAATGATTTGCAGGATGCCGTAGATAAAATTGAATATGTATAAAGAAGTCAATAGTTGTACAAAGCATAAGAGCCGAAAGGCTCTTTTCTTTTTAATTGAAGGGCAGGTGATAACAAATGTTTTATAATATAACAGATGAATTTGACGATGATTTTCTAGCTGAAGTTAAAGCCATGTCGCCTTCACCGGCTGATGAACACACACAACTGGTGACTGTACCATCAGAAGAGGCGTATAATGCGTTAATTGCCAAACAGCAGCAGGAAATAGTTGAGGCTAAACGTGAAGCCGCCATCAATAAGCGTAAAACATATCTTACGAGCGAGATTCCAGTCCGGCCCTGTACTAGCGACTGTCCAAATCGTGATCGCTGCCGTGACTATGTAAAAGGGCGAGTATTTGATGGTGATTTATGCAAGCCAGAGCTAAGGCAAATTAAGAAATGGCAGGTTGCCTTTAGACAGGGTAATATGGATAAGATAAAAGATGATGCAGGAGCCGTAGCGGGTGCTTTAGCTGTTCAAGTTTATAGGCTAATTGAGAAGGCGATCATTGATGGTGCTATTGTTGAGAGTACAAAAGAGGGTAAATACGGTACTTATAAAGAAAAGATGGCGCACCCCGCATTACAACAGGCTGCTAATATTTGCAAGACCCTGGGAATCAATTTAAATGATTTCTTAATGACTCCTAAAGCAAGCAAAGACGCAGGTCCACAAGTTAATAATATCAATGTTGGTGTTACATTTAATGTTGTTCAGGATCGTTTCGCGGCTCGTTATGGGCAGGTGAATGAGATCGATGAGTAAGGGACCAACTATCATTACTCAAAAGCCAATCACTACTAAAACATTAGAGGACGTACTTGCCACGGAATCAGGTTATATTGAGATGCTAACTGAGCCGCAAATAGTATTTGACGATTACCAAAGGGAATTCTTGGAGTCGCTAGATAGATTCCAAATATGGTTAAAAGGTAGGCAGTTAGGCTTTTCATTTGTTTCAGCAGCTCGCGCTTTGGCACGTTCACAGAATCTTGATGATTATACGTGCATTATATCTTCGTATAAATCAGATGATGCAAAGGAAAAAATTCGTTATGCGAATCAAATTTATGATAGTTTACCTGATGCCTATAAAAAGAAGAAGCTCACAGATAACGCCACTTCTTTGGAGTTTGTTGATAGATCTGGTAGAAAAAGTACAGGGACTCGAATTATAGCCCAGGGCAAAGGGCCTGTTCGTGGTAAGGGCTCCAATGGTGTACTAGATGTTATCCTGGATGAGTTTGCTTTCTTTGGTACCTTTGCTGCTACGGTTTATACTTCAGTCGTACCTATTTTTACGCGTGTTAAGTATGGATCATTGACTATCATATCTACACCACTCGGTAAGTTTGGTAAGTTCTTTGAGATATGGAATGAAATCCGAAAATACAAGAATTATAAGCGTCGCACCATTTACTGGTGGGACTTTTCTTTATTGTGTAAGAACGTTCCTGAGGCCCGTGAGCATGCCAAACATATGCATACACTCCAAAGGGTTGAGATCTTTGGCACTGAGCAGTTACACGAATTATTTAATGCAATGGATCTGGAATCATTCCAACAAGAATTTGAATGTGCATTTATTGATGATAGTTCTTCCTACTTCCCGTTAGAGATGGTTTATAAATGCGTAATGAACGATGAAGCTGAAGAGGGGATGCTGTCAGAGCAGGATCGTCTGATGGCGAAAAGCTTTCAAGAATTATTTGATAAAACGACTGGTAGGCTTGGTAGTGGTTTTGATGTTGGCCGTAGAAAAGATACGTCGGAGTTAATAAGTCTAGATGAAACGGAAACTACAAAAATAATGCGATATCAAGAATCTTATAAAAATGTCGCATTTCACTTACAAGAAAAAGAACTATCACGACATTTAAAAATAGCAAAGCCTATTCGTTTATGTATGGATTCCACAGGGCTTGGCATGGAAATGCCTGAAAACTTACAGCGTGAACACGGGAGTAAGGTTGAGGCCATTACATTCACGAACTCAATTAAAGAATCTATGGCCGTATCACTTCATAATGAATTTGAGAAAGGCCGTTCAGGAATATTGATTCCTAATGAGAGGGATTTGATTAGTCAAATAGTGGCCATCAAAAGAGAAGTAACCAGCACCGGTGCATTCCGTTATTCTGTTGAAAGAAACGATCAGCATCATGGTGATAAATTTTGGGGACTGGCTCTTGCTAATCATGCTTTAGATCGTGGGAAAAGAGGAAATATCGGCGGCCCAATAGGAGCGATAGCCGGTAGAACACCAGTTGCGGATATAGGATGGTAAGGGGGTGAACATATGGATAAACCAAAAACATATCAGCCTGAGGCTGGACAAATTGGTAGTCAGTTAGATTCGACATTCTTTTTATTTGACGATTGTATTCGAAATATGGATGATGTCGATGTAAAAGAATACGAGCGTATGATCGATACGGATGAGACTATTGCTGTAGGTATTCAGTTTTTAACTATGTCGGTGCTATTGAAGCTCGGAGAGTATGAACATAGTGATCCAAAGATAAGTAAGTTTGTTAATGATAACTTTGAATCAATGCAAGGCAATTTATACACAGCTGGCGAGGATATTCTTTCGGCATTATGGGCAGGATTTTCGGGAACTGAAATTTGTTGGAAGCCTAGTGGAAGTCGAATTATGTTGGATAAATTAACAACCTATCACCCCCGAACAGTATTAGTTCGCGTCAATCAGGAAACTGGTGATTATGAAGGAATAAAACAGTGGAGATGGTTTGCCGGATCTCCAGTAGATATTCCAAAAGAAAAAGTTATCCTGTTCAACATTGGCAAGAAGTTCGGCAATCATTACGGAAGGTCAATGTGTAAGCCGATCCGTAAGAATTGGTTATTAAAAGACCCTGTACTCAAAATGTGGGCCAGAGCATTAGATCGTTTTGGCACTCCCTTACTAGGCGCCGTCGTTCCTGATGAAGTTATTAAGGATCCGGAAAATACTGAGAATGAAATTAGTCAGATGGCCTATGTTTTAAGAATGTTGGCCAATATACAAAATGGAACTGGAGTCGTGCTTAAAAGTGCACTAAAGGGTGAAGCTACTACCGATATAAAGGCACTCACTAGCGGTGGCGCTGGCGTCGGTGAAGCATTTATGGCAGCCGCTAGTTATTATAATAAAATGATGCTACGAGGGCTATTAGTTCCTAGTTTAGTTTTTGATGAAGGGCAGAAAAGTGGTAGTTACGCTCTTGGCCAATCCCATTTTGCAATTTATAACATGATGACTTCAGGTATTTACCGAGGTTTTAAAGAGGCCCTCATCGAGCAGGTTGTCCGTCCTATGCTTGCTTATAATTTTGGTGAACAAAAGGACCTAGGTAACTTTGCTGAGAAAAAAATTGCTGAAGAAGATAAGAAGCTATTATTCGATGGTTTTACGCAGCTTACTAATACAGGATATCTTGACCCTCAAATACAAGAAGATTTTGATTATGTACGTGAAGCAGCAGGCGCACCACCAAGAGATATAAAAAAACCGGTTGACGATATGATGGATAAGGCGAAAGCGGAATTCAATCGCTACACCAGGGCGCAGGATGATATTGGCGATCCGCTAGAAGGTGAGTAATCATGCAGGAAATCACACTATTAAAACGGATTGATGGAATGGAAGCCGATTTCATACGTCAATTTAAACAATATTTGCAGCAGGTAATGTATTTGCCACCCGTTCACGGCTACCAGCAGATAAGCTCTTTGCAGTTTTGGGCTCCTGGAAGGTTAGGCAAGATATTAACTCCATATATTCGAGATATGTTCGCTATGGGCCGCGCTCATGGCGATATTTTATGTCAGCAATTAATCAAGAAATTTGATAAAAAGAAATTAGCCGTATGGGTTCCGAGTGTAGAATCAGAGGTTATTAAGTTGGCTGTTGGTTATGACTCAGCAAATTTCTGGATACATCCCACTGAGGCAATTGCGGCGCTCGATGCAAAAGAATTAATACTTGCCGGCGATATAGAGGCAGATATATTATCTGATATTAAAAGTATATTGTTAAACCACATGAATCAAGGCTTAACTGCAATTGCTGCTAATGCAGCGATAGCTGATGCACTTAATGTGACGTATAAGCGCGGTCAGTTGATTTGTACGACTGAGACAACCTATGCTTATAATCGTGGTCGTTTAGCGTCTTATGCCGCTAATGAGGTCGATTATGTGCAGTTTAGTGCTGTTTTAGATATGCGTACAAGCGCTCAATGTAAGAGTAGGCATGGTTTAGTAATGCGAATGGATAGCCCACAATTGGCCAGTAATACGCCGCCATTGCATGGGCGTTGTAGGTCGGTATTATCACCTGTATATAGTAAGTATGAACCAAATAAAATAACACAGCAGACAACAGATTGGAGCAAGGTGTCACCATTGCCAAAAGGATGGCGAATGGATGGAAATAATAATTCTATTGCAAAAGAGCCACAAAGTAGTAAAATAAAGGAAAAGCCAAGCTCTAAGAAGAATCCTTATGACAATATTAATGCTGAAGAAAAAAGAATAGCCGGCAAGAAAACAGAAACTGCTATTTTATTTGATGGGCAGGGACGTGTTGTATTTTCTAAAGGCGGCGACGAATCTAGTGTTAATTTCACGAATCAGGAAGCTGCAAAAATGAGGGGTAATATACTTACTCATAATCATCCAAACAATTCTTCGTTTTCAGCTGAAGATATTTTATGTATGCGTATCACATCGTTAAAGGAAATTCGTGCGGTTACGGTCGATGGGGTATTCATAGCCAAAGCGCCAGGACGCTGGATTCCTTTTACTAAGGATGAGTACCTAAAAGCGTATAAAGAAGAACGGGATGCATATATGAATTATTACCGCGATAAGATACGGGATGGTGAAATGGACCAGAAGAAAGCTTGGATTGCCCATTCTGATAGAATCAACAAAGGACTGGCAAAACGATTCGGATTCGAGTATAAATTTGAAAAGTGGTGAAGGTAATGGATGCAACAGAAAAATATGTTTTAGATGGCAAGGATAGTAAGGGGTATGCCGTTTATCCTGCTGGAGGTTTTCCATGTTTGTTATGCTCTCATATACTTTCTGAGGAAAAACATAATTGTCATGCGTTTCCTAATGGAATACCGTTAGAGATTTGGAACGGTAAAAATGATCACTCTAAGCAGTACCCTGGTGATAATGGGATTACGTATAAAGCTTAGTAATTAAATAGTAACTATTAACCGGCTCTTTTATGGAGGCGGTTTTCTTATTGTCTATTTTTAGTAGATGTTTTAAAGAAAGGATGGACGATTTATGATAGGAAAATTGACAACTAAGCACAGTTTAACCTTGGAAGATTTGACAAACAAGGATATTAAAAATTTATTAACCATTCTTATTCAGGCTGATATCTATGATAGAGAGATATGTTTTAGCTCGCAAGAAAAAGAAACCCTGCTAAAGCTGAAAAGCATTATAAATGAGGCATGTAATAAACTACCAAAGGACTAAATTAACGATAATGTGAAAGGAGGTGAAAAAAGATGTTAAAGATTCCGTTTTTTAGATTAGGAACATGGAAGCACCCTGCCTATGGTGATATTAAAGCAACTCAAACATTTTTATCGGAAATGATGGATAATTTCAAGAAAAATGTACTAGGCCGCGAGGTATTTATTCGTATTGGCCATGATAAAGGCTCTGGTGAAACTTTTGGTGGAGCTGAGGCTAAAGGGTGGGTTAAAGAATTAAAACAGGAAGGCGACGTAATTTATGCGTTTACTGAGCCTGCTACGCCAGAAGATGAAAAACTGGTTAAGGATAAACGGTACAAATTTGCTAGTGCTGAGTATAACGAGAATTATACCGATAGGGAAAGCGGTAAAAAAGTTGGTCCTGTATTACTAGCAATAGCATTAACGAATGAACCATTCCTGACTAAGTTGCCAGAAGCGATTGTACTTGCTGAGCAACCAGATTTATTTATAATGGATTATCAATTATTAAGTGAAGACAAAGGGGGAAAAGAGAAAATGGACATTTTGGAAATGTTAAAAAAACTATCTGAAACAGTTACAGGATTTGTAACTGGACAACAAAAAACAAATGAGGATACCACAAAGGCTCTTGCTGAAATGAAAGTTAAATTAGAAGAGGCTCAAGCAATTAATATAAAACTTTCTGCTGCAGCTGATAACTCTGAATCCGAAAGAAAATTAGCTGTTGTTGAGTCCCAAGTAAAAGATATGGTTGCCGAGGGTATTCCGCCTGTAATGGTTGAACAATGGAAACAACTTGCAGTAAGTGAAGCAGGTAGCTCCACAATTAAACTAGCTGATGGAAAAGAAATGACCCAGGCTGATTCGATGAAAGCAATGCTTTTGGCCATGCCTAAGGAAAACCGTATTCAGCTAGGACAGAAAGGGCAGCAAGGTGGAGATCCTACCGAAGCTGAAAAAATCAAGTTGGCTGCTGATGAAGATATTATTGCAGCTGGCGGTCGTTTGGATGAAAAGACAGGTAAATATATCATCTAAGATCATCTTCTAGTAAGATGATCTATTTATTTTAGTAAAAAGAATGGAGGGTTTTCTATGCAAATGGGTAGTTCTCAAATTGTGCAGTATGCTCGCACAGAAATTAGGGCGGTTATAACAGATGAAATACTATTGCCTGTTACATTAGCACCGCAAACAGGCATTTTACAAGCCGGTACAGTACTAGGGATGATTACTGCAAGTAACACTTATACTGCGTATGCTACAGGTAATAGTGATGGATCTCAAGCAGCCAAGGTAATCCTTGCAGATGATGCCGACATTAGTACAGGAACACAAATTGTGAGTGTTTATCTTTGTGGAATTTTCCAAAAGGCAAAACTTACTGGATTGGATGCCGGAGCCATTACGGCACTTGGGGCCAGAGAGCCGATTCCTGGAATCTTAGTAGTACCTGGTTGTTAATAAATTAGTATGAGGAGTGATTAAATAATGCAATTTCCAACAACACAAGAGATTAGCCACGTAGTAAGAAATAGGGTTGTTGACCTTTCTACTTTTCGGGCTAGATCTTTTTGCCCTGTTACCCCTGAATATGCTTTAGATATTCAATATGATGTTTTAGCCCCTAGCTTTGGAATGACCAGAGCGCATAATATAGGA
This region of Pelosinus sp. IPA-1 genomic DNA includes:
- a CDS encoding terminase family protein yields the protein MSKGPTIITQKPITTKTLEDVLATESGYIEMLTEPQIVFDDYQREFLESLDRFQIWLKGRQLGFSFVSAARALARSQNLDDYTCIISSYKSDDAKEKIRYANQIYDSLPDAYKKKKLTDNATSLEFVDRSGRKSTGTRIIAQGKGPVRGKGSNGVLDVILDEFAFFGTFAATVYTSVVPIFTRVKYGSLTIISTPLGKFGKFFEIWNEIRKYKNYKRRTIYWWDFSLLCKNVPEAREHAKHMHTLQRVEIFGTEQLHELFNAMDLESFQQEFECAFIDDSSSYFPLEMVYKCVMNDEAEEGMLSEQDRLMAKSFQELFDKTTGRLGSGFDVGRRKDTSELISLDETETTKIMRYQESYKNVAFHLQEKELSRHLKIAKPIRLCMDSTGLGMEMPENLQREHGSKVEAITFTNSIKESMAVSLHNEFEKGRSGILIPNERDLISQIVAIKREVTSTGAFRYSVERNDQHHGDKFWGLALANHALDRGKRGNIGGPIGAIAGRTPVADIGW
- a CDS encoding tyrosine-type recombinase/integrase, translated to MLNEYLSILKATGKSDRTIATRKAQLNSFLFWLKETTESDNPLEITSIDAVKYRKYLQNKGLKPNSINIALSSINSFCQWMYDDRKMSHNPVKKVEQIGIAKTAPRGLSKNEKHRLLRAIENSKNKRDGAIILTLLDTGVRVSELISLTVDDVVIGDRKGMITVRAGKGNKFRQIPLRKELRNFLVEYIFNNRSLGEYLFEGQRAPSLTSRAVQLICNKFGEKAKIDRLTPHVLRHTFAHDLLGVGVSLDKVALLLGHSSLNTTAIYTRPSMNDLQDAVDKIEYV
- a CDS encoding DUF1492 domain-containing protein; amino-acid sequence: MNKSNVMEPLMDKAEIIKLAVEAGTAAAIKHIEQEKNKEIKSRQSKRLYNTKLLLENYNVLKDHCENSISKLDDIKPTENAIDILDSLDSSEGSYIESIKRSTTRTYVIMAHIDVMMGMYRSYCESSNKLEDGRRYRVMRSKYIDDLKMTDICEQENIDRSTYFRDINEISKRLSGLIFGIDGLSVMRQR
- a CDS encoding VRR-NUC domain-containing protein, translating into MEKAIEKYLRDKVEKHGGKFLKFVSPGMAGVPDRILLFPSGGIKFIEMKDTGKKLEPLQVKRANELKALGHDVRCIDTKQKVNDLVKEVFG
- a CDS encoding DEAD/DEAH box helicase yields the protein MIFKPHQYQEYAIKKILELPECGLFLDMGMGKTASALTALDELLFNLFEVSKVLIIAPLRVAESTWTDEIEKWEHLKGLRIAKVLGEEKDRLAALRQKVNIFTINRENVKWLVELYGKKWPFDMVVIDELSNFKSPASQRFKKLKKVRALIKRVLGLTGTPSPNGYLDLWAQVYLLDQGERLGKTFTGYKERYFEPDKRNGHIVYSWRLKPGAEEAIYAKISDICVSMLAKDWLTMPERINNVIKVKLPDEAKLKYKQLEKDLLLPLTDSDIVANTAAVLSNKLLQMANGAVYDENGQAFEIHQGKLEALSDLIESANGNPVLVFYSYKHDLTRIQSYLKKYQVRELKTAQDIKDWNIGKVSVMVAHPASTGHGLNLQAGGNVIIWFGIPWSLELYQQANARLDRQGQKNGVIINHLVTESTMDEDVMRSIENKAVGQNALLEAVKAKIERIRRGLHE
- a CDS encoding phage protease is translated as MLKIPFFRLGTWKHPAYGDIKATQTFLSEMMDNFKKNVLGREVFIRIGHDKGSGETFGGAEAKGWVKELKQEGDVIYAFTEPATPEDEKLVKDKRYKFASAEYNENYTDRESGKKVGPVLLAIALTNEPFLTKLPEAIVLAEQPDLFIMDYQLLSEDKGGKEKMDILEMLKKLSETVTGFVTGQQKTNEDTTKALAEMKVKLEEAQAINIKLSAAADNSESERKLAVVESQVKDMVAEGIPPVMVEQWKQLAVSEAGSSTIKLADGKEMTQADSMKAMLLAMPKENRIQLGQKGQQGGDPTEAEKIKLAADEDIIAAGGRLDEKTGKYII
- a CDS encoding minor capsid protein, whose protein sequence is MQEITLLKRIDGMEADFIRQFKQYLQQVMYLPPVHGYQQISSLQFWAPGRLGKILTPYIRDMFAMGRAHGDILCQQLIKKFDKKKLAVWVPSVESEVIKLAVGYDSANFWIHPTEAIAALDAKELILAGDIEADILSDIKSILLNHMNQGLTAIAANAAIADALNVTYKRGQLICTTETTYAYNRGRLASYAANEVDYVQFSAVLDMRTSAQCKSRHGLVMRMDSPQLASNTPPLHGRCRSVLSPVYSKYEPNKITQQTTDWSKVSPLPKGWRMDGNNNSIAKEPQSSKIKEKPSSKKNPYDNINAEEKRIAGKKTETAILFDGQGRVVFSKGGDESSVNFTNQEAAKMRGNILTHNHPNNSSFSAEDILCMRITSLKEIRAVTVDGVFIAKAPGRWIPFTKDEYLKAYKEERDAYMNYYRDKIRDGEMDQKKAWIAHSDRINKGLAKRFGFEYKFEKW
- a CDS encoding head decoration protein, translated to MQMGSSQIVQYARTEIRAVITDEILLPVTLAPQTGILQAGTVLGMITASNTYTAYATGNSDGSQAAKVILADDADISTGTQIVSVYLCGIFQKAKLTGLDAGAITALGAREPIPGILVVPGC
- a CDS encoding DUF935 family protein, with the protein product MDKPKTYQPEAGQIGSQLDSTFFLFDDCIRNMDDVDVKEYERMIDTDETIAVGIQFLTMSVLLKLGEYEHSDPKISKFVNDNFESMQGNLYTAGEDILSALWAGFSGTEICWKPSGSRIMLDKLTTYHPRTVLVRVNQETGDYEGIKQWRWFAGSPVDIPKEKVILFNIGKKFGNHYGRSMCKPIRKNWLLKDPVLKMWARALDRFGTPLLGAVVPDEVIKDPENTENEISQMAYVLRMLANIQNGTGVVLKSALKGEATTDIKALTSGGAGVGEAFMAAASYYNKMMLRGLLVPSLVFDEGQKSGSYALGQSHFAIYNMMTSGIYRGFKEALIEQVVRPMLAYNFGEQKDLGNFAEKKIAEEDKKLLFDGFTQLTNTGYLDPQIQEDFDYVREAAGAPPRDIKKPVDDMMDKAKAEFNRYTRAQDDIGDPLEGE